One Insulibacter thermoxylanivorax genomic region harbors:
- the xerC gene encoding tyrosine recombinase XerC, with the protein MLETRLDNFLRYLQAEKHASHHTIQDYKRDIRQFIDYMEQQGIADYAEVTYIHVRSYLAELHVREYARRSIARKLSALRSFYLYMLREGVVGINPFAQVHTPKLDKKLPRFMYPEEIKALLAAPNLATAVGLRDRAVMETLYASGMRVGELVGMDLDSVDFANGVALVFGKGSKERYVPLGEYALHSIKLYIERGRPQLVTAESGQALFLNSRGGRLSDRSIRRFIDKYMQQASQSQKISPHVLRHTFATHMLEAGADLRTVQELLGHSNISTTQIYTHVTRDHLQSVYNRAHPRA; encoded by the coding sequence ATGCTTGAGACACGGCTGGACAACTTTCTGCGCTATCTGCAGGCGGAGAAACACGCTTCGCACCATACGATCCAAGATTATAAGCGCGATATCCGCCAATTTATCGATTATATGGAGCAGCAGGGGATCGCCGATTATGCAGAAGTCACTTATATCCATGTTCGCTCATATCTGGCGGAATTGCATGTACGTGAGTATGCTAGGCGCAGTATTGCCAGAAAGTTATCGGCGCTGCGCTCTTTTTATTTGTATATGCTGCGCGAGGGCGTCGTCGGCATAAACCCCTTCGCGCAAGTGCATACTCCTAAGCTGGATAAGAAATTGCCCAGGTTTATGTATCCGGAAGAGATCAAGGCTCTCCTGGCCGCTCCCAACCTGGCGACGGCCGTTGGCCTGCGCGACCGCGCCGTGATGGAAACGTTGTATGCAAGCGGCATGCGGGTGGGGGAACTCGTCGGAATGGATCTGGATTCGGTGGATTTTGCCAATGGAGTGGCATTGGTTTTCGGCAAAGGGTCTAAGGAGCGCTATGTGCCCTTAGGCGAATATGCGCTGCATTCCATTAAACTGTATATCGAGCGGGGACGGCCGCAGCTAGTGACCGCTGAGTCAGGTCAAGCTTTATTCCTCAACAGCAGAGGCGGGCGGCTCAGCGACCGCAGTATCCGCAGATTCATCGACAAATACATGCAGCAGGCATCGCAGAGTCAGAAGATCAGTCCGCACGTGCTTCGCCATACTTTTGCCACCCATATGCTCGAAGCGGGTGCCGATCTCAGAACGGTACAGGAACTGCTGGGACATTCGAATATCTCGACGACGCAGATCTATACCCATGTGACTCGGGATCATCTGCAGTCCGTCTATAATCGTGCGCATCCGCGCGCATAG
- the trmFO gene encoding FADH(2)-oxidizing methylenetetrahydrofolate--tRNA-(uracil(54)-C(5))-methyltransferase TrmFO has protein sequence MSNIKVTVIGAGLAGSEAAWQIAKQGVPVILYEMRPIRMTPAHHTDKFAELVCTNSLRSNSLTNAVGVLKEEMRILDSLIIRSADQHAVPAGGALAVDREGFSSAVTEALKQHPLIEVRHEEITELPEGITVVATGPLTSPALSEKLRELTGESYLYFYDAAAPIVERDSIDMDKVFLASRYDKGDAAYLNCPMNEEEFDRFYEALITAETTELKEFEKEIFFEGCMPIEVMARRGKQTLLFGPLKPVGLVDPRTGRTPYAVVQLRQDNAAGTLFNIVGFQTHLKWGEQKRVFSLIPGLEQAEFVRYGVMHRNTFVNSPRLLKPTYQLKQRDTLFFAGQMTGVEGYVESAASGLIAGINAARLARGLEPVTAPRESAIGSLAHYITSASPDNFQPMNTNFGLLPPLAERVRDKKLRNERLAERALQAVKGFAGNMLSAASL, from the coding sequence ATGTCTAACATCAAAGTAACGGTCATCGGAGCGGGACTGGCCGGTTCCGAAGCGGCCTGGCAGATCGCCAAACAAGGAGTTCCGGTCATCTTGTACGAGATGAGACCCATCCGCATGACACCTGCACACCATACGGACAAATTCGCGGAGTTAGTCTGCACCAACTCGCTGCGTTCAAATTCGCTGACCAATGCGGTGGGCGTGCTCAAAGAAGAGATGCGCATCCTCGATTCATTGATTATTCGCAGTGCGGACCAACATGCAGTGCCTGCGGGCGGAGCCCTTGCCGTCGACCGCGAGGGGTTCTCCTCTGCGGTGACGGAGGCGCTCAAACAGCATCCGCTCATCGAGGTGCGTCATGAAGAGATCACTGAGCTGCCGGAAGGCATCACTGTGGTCGCCACCGGACCGCTCACTTCACCTGCGCTGTCGGAGAAACTGCGCGAGCTGACCGGCGAGTCCTATCTATACTTCTATGATGCAGCTGCCCCCATCGTTGAGCGGGATTCGATCGACATGGATAAGGTCTTCCTGGCATCGCGATACGATAAGGGAGATGCCGCTTATCTGAATTGCCCGATGAATGAAGAAGAGTTCGACCGCTTCTATGAGGCATTGATCACCGCTGAAACAACCGAGCTTAAGGAGTTTGAGAAGGAGATCTTCTTCGAGGGATGCATGCCGATCGAGGTCATGGCCAGACGCGGCAAGCAGACGCTCTTATTCGGACCGCTGAAGCCCGTGGGTCTTGTGGACCCTCGTACGGGACGGACGCCCTATGCCGTCGTTCAGCTGCGGCAGGACAATGCGGCCGGAACTCTATTTAATATAGTAGGTTTTCAGACCCATCTGAAGTGGGGAGAACAGAAGCGGGTCTTCTCGCTGATCCCGGGGCTGGAACAGGCGGAATTTGTCCGCTACGGCGTAATGCACCGCAATACCTTTGTCAATTCGCCGCGCTTGCTGAAGCCGACCTATCAGTTGAAGCAGCGAGACACTTTGTTCTTCGCCGGCCAAATGACGGGCGTCGAAGGGTATGTGGAGTCTGCAGCTTCGGGACTCATCGCCGGGATCAATGCAGCACGCTTGGCCCGGGGCCTGGAGCCCGTCACAGCACCGCGTGAGAGTGCGATCGGCAGCTTGGCGCACTATATCACATCTGCTTCGCCGGATAACTTCCAGCCGATGAATACGAACTTCGGATTGCTGCCGCCATTGGCCGAGCGTGTCCGCGATAAGAAGTTGAGGAATGAACGCCTCGCTGAACGCGCTTTGCAAGCGGTGAAGGGTTTTGCCGGCAACATGCTTTCCGCTGCCTCCTTGTAA
- the topA gene encoding type I DNA topoisomerase — MADSLVIVESPAKAKTISKYLGKNYIVKASMGHIRDLPKSQTGVDIEQGFKPKYITIRGKGAILKELKDASKKVKKVYLAADPDREGEAIAWHLAHYLELDENEHCRVVFNEITKQAVKDAFKSPRPINMDLVNAQQARRILDRLVGYQISPLLWKKVKKGLSAGRVQSVTVKLIIDRENEIRSFVPEEYWTITLLAAHEGQEFEAKFYGRNGEKLELKNENEVQEILKAIEGARIVVTDVKERERLRNPAAPFITSSLQQEAARKLNFRASKTMSVAQQLYEGVDLGKEGTVGLITYMRTDSTRISPVAQEEAREWIIQKYGQAYVPDKPRVYTKKNASAQDAHEAIRPTSVHRTPEQVKPYLSRDQYRLYKLIWDRFVASQMASAVLDTMTVDLSAGDVLFRAAGSKIKFPGFMKVYVEGSDDGTGSHDEEKFLPPLKKDDEVETRKIEPKQHFTQPPPRYTEARLVRTLEELGIGRPSTYAPTLETVQKRGYVRLEDKRFVPTELGEVVNQLMEEFFPEILNVEFTAEMEEELDHIEEGIADWVKVLDNFYQTFEKRLKVAEAEMSKIEIQDEVSDEVCEKCGRHLVYKMGRFGKFLACSGFPECRNTKPIIKEIGVDCPGCGEGKIVERRSKKGRIFYGCNRYPDCEFVSWDKPLAKSCPECGSYTVEKRARGQVTILCPSCGHKEKQANPDDESAAE, encoded by the coding sequence TTGGCAGATTCGCTCGTAATCGTAGAATCGCCGGCAAAAGCAAAGACGATCAGTAAATATCTTGGCAAGAATTACATCGTTAAAGCATCGATGGGTCATATTCGCGATCTACCGAAGAGCCAAACCGGCGTAGATATTGAACAAGGATTTAAACCGAAATACATCACCATTCGAGGCAAAGGAGCGATTCTTAAGGAGCTCAAAGACGCCAGCAAAAAGGTCAAAAAAGTCTATCTCGCAGCGGACCCCGATCGCGAAGGCGAGGCGATTGCTTGGCACTTGGCACACTATCTGGAATTGGACGAGAATGAGCATTGCCGGGTCGTATTCAATGAGATTACGAAGCAGGCAGTTAAGGACGCATTCAAGTCGCCCAGACCGATCAATATGGATCTGGTGAACGCGCAGCAAGCGCGGCGGATCCTCGATCGCCTGGTCGGTTACCAGATCAGTCCCTTGCTCTGGAAGAAAGTAAAGAAGGGGCTGTCCGCCGGCCGCGTCCAATCGGTTACCGTGAAGCTGATCATCGATCGGGAGAATGAGATTCGTTCATTCGTGCCCGAGGAATACTGGACGATCACCTTGCTTGCCGCCCATGAAGGTCAGGAATTCGAAGCGAAGTTCTATGGGCGAAACGGCGAGAAACTCGAATTGAAGAATGAGAACGAAGTTCAGGAGATCCTCAAAGCGATCGAAGGCGCTCGGATCGTCGTCACTGATGTGAAGGAGCGGGAGCGGCTGCGCAATCCGGCGGCGCCGTTCATCACCAGTTCCTTGCAGCAGGAAGCGGCCCGCAAGTTGAACTTCCGTGCATCGAAGACGATGTCGGTAGCTCAGCAGTTGTACGAAGGGGTCGATCTCGGCAAGGAGGGAACCGTCGGGTTAATCACTTACATGCGTACGGACTCCACGCGAATCTCTCCTGTTGCGCAAGAAGAAGCGCGGGAGTGGATCATCCAGAAGTACGGGCAAGCCTATGTGCCGGACAAACCGCGGGTCTACACGAAGAAGAATGCCAGTGCGCAGGACGCTCACGAAGCGATCCGTCCTACTTCGGTGCATCGCACGCCGGAGCAAGTGAAGCCCTACTTAAGCCGGGACCAATACCGCCTGTACAAACTCATCTGGGACCGCTTCGTAGCAAGCCAGATGGCATCGGCGGTGCTCGATACGATGACCGTTGATCTCTCGGCTGGGGATGTGCTCTTCCGCGCCGCCGGTTCCAAGATCAAGTTCCCTGGATTTATGAAAGTCTATGTGGAGGGCAGCGATGACGGAACCGGCAGCCATGATGAGGAGAAATTCCTGCCTCCGCTGAAGAAGGACGACGAAGTGGAAACACGCAAGATCGAACCGAAGCAGCATTTTACGCAGCCGCCGCCGCGATATACCGAGGCGAGGCTCGTGCGCACGCTGGAGGAACTGGGCATCGGCCGGCCGAGCACCTATGCACCGACGCTGGAAACGGTGCAGAAACGCGGTTATGTCCGGTTAGAAGATAAGAGATTTGTGCCTACAGAGCTGGGTGAAGTCGTTAATCAACTGATGGAAGAATTCTTCCCGGAGATCCTCAATGTGGAATTCACGGCTGAGATGGAAGAGGAACTCGACCATATCGAAGAAGGGATCGCCGACTGGGTGAAAGTGCTCGACAACTTCTATCAGACCTTCGAGAAGAGGCTTAAAGTTGCCGAAGCCGAGATGAGCAAGATCGAGATCCAGGATGAAGTGTCGGATGAAGTCTGTGAGAAGTGCGGCCGTCACCTCGTCTATAAGATGGGACGTTTCGGGAAGTTCTTGGCTTGTTCGGGGTTCCCGGAATGCCGGAATACGAAACCGATCATCAAGGAAATCGGCGTGGACTGCCCCGGCTGCGGCGAAGGAAAGATCGTCGAGCGGCGCAGCAAGAAGGGACGCATCTTCTACGGCTGCAACAGATACCCGGATTGTGAATTCGTCTCCTGGGATAAACCGCTGGCCAAATCTTGTCCGGAATGCGGTTCCTATACCGTGGAGAAGCGAGCACGCGGTCAGGTTACGATCTTGTGTCCAAGCTGCGGTCACAAGGAGAAGCAAGCGAATCCTGACGATGAATCCGCCGCGGAATAA
- the dprA gene encoding DNA-processing protein DprA, giving the protein MDRRDWLFGLKEIPGIGLVTVQNFLKHMEKHINQGLFPDVSQLSIKDLRSFGIPEDKARAIKQTMTEDFIAERYERYRKAGVQVIVDGDEAYPPLLREIYQRPYVFYVKGDIEKLKHPSIAVVGTRRATPYGKRAARRLVSELCAAGLGIVSGMARGIDTEAHRTSLAEGAPSAAVLGTGLDIIYPRENALLIDRMAQEGVLVSEWPLGTPASKGLFHLRNRIISGLTLGTLVVEAGMKSGALITAEYAVEQDRDVYFVPGSIFSEQSQGTLAEIKNFPSQCVTSGVEIAEKYTHIISRLRPSSRKPSARVKLTEDERRVLEIIAEKERSIDEILELTQYQFGHLHTVLLSLLIKKQIQKTPGSTYVSIY; this is encoded by the coding sequence ATGGATCGCAGAGATTGGCTGTTCGGGCTCAAGGAGATCCCGGGCATCGGCCTGGTGACCGTGCAGAATTTTTTGAAACACATGGAGAAACACATCAACCAAGGACTGTTTCCCGATGTATCCCAGCTGTCGATCAAGGACTTACGCTCGTTCGGAATCCCGGAGGACAAAGCACGAGCGATCAAACAAACAATGACGGAAGATTTCATCGCAGAGCGATATGAGCGGTACCGGAAGGCGGGAGTTCAGGTCATCGTCGATGGGGATGAAGCTTATCCGCCGCTCCTTAGGGAAATCTATCAGCGACCTTATGTTTTCTATGTAAAGGGAGATATCGAGAAACTCAAGCACCCGTCGATTGCCGTCGTCGGCACAAGGCGGGCGACCCCTTATGGGAAGCGAGCCGCGCGCAGGCTGGTGAGCGAGCTGTGTGCCGCCGGGTTGGGCATCGTCAGCGGCATGGCACGCGGTATCGATACGGAGGCCCATCGCACGAGCCTTGCGGAAGGGGCTCCCTCCGCCGCCGTATTGGGAACGGGACTGGATATCATCTATCCCAGGGAGAATGCTCTCTTGATCGACCGCATGGCACAGGAAGGCGTTCTCGTCTCCGAGTGGCCCCTCGGCACACCGGCAAGCAAAGGACTCTTTCACCTGCGCAATCGCATCATCTCGGGTTTGACGCTGGGGACCTTGGTCGTCGAGGCCGGCATGAAGAGCGGAGCCTTGATCACAGCTGAGTATGCCGTTGAACAAGACCGCGATGTGTACTTTGTTCCCGGTTCGATCTTTTCGGAGCAGAGCCAAGGAACTCTGGCGGAGATCAAAAATTTTCCTTCGCAATGTGTGACAAGCGGCGTTGAAATCGCGGAAAAATATACGCATATTATATCCCGGCTCAGGCCTTCCAGCCGCAAGCCCAGCGCCCGTGTGAAGCTTACGGAGGACGAGCGGCGGGTGCTCGAAATCATCGCCGAGAAGGAACGATCGATTGATGAAATTTTGGAATTGACGCAATACCAGTTTGGACATTTGCACACAGTTCTGCTATCTTTACTAATTAAGAAACAGATTCAAAAAACTCCAGGATCAACATATGTATCGATATATTGA
- the sucD gene encoding succinate--CoA ligase subunit alpha, with amino-acid sequence MSILLDKHTKIITQNMTGKTGMFHTKSCLEYGAQMVAGTAPGKGGQQVDFHLDNGETVTLPVFNTVLEAKEATGATASVIYVPPAFAADSIMEAVDAELDLVVCITEGIPVLDMVKVKRYMEGKKTKLIGPNCPGITTPGQSKIGIMPGYIHAPGHVGVVSRSGTLTYEAVHQLTSRGIGQSTAVGIGGDPVKGMEFIDILKLFNEDPDTYAVIMIGEIGGTAEEEAAEWIKANMKKPVVGFIGGQTAPPGKRMGHAGAIISGGKGTAAEKIRVMEACGIRVAPTPADIGDTLVEALKEHGILEKCITVK; translated from the coding sequence ATGAGTATACTACTGGATAAGCATACGAAGATTATCACGCAGAACATGACCGGTAAGACGGGGATGTTCCATACGAAGAGCTGTCTCGAATACGGTGCGCAGATGGTCGCCGGCACCGCCCCGGGCAAAGGCGGACAGCAGGTGGACTTTCATCTGGACAACGGCGAGACCGTGACCCTGCCCGTCTTTAATACCGTGCTCGAAGCCAAGGAAGCAACGGGGGCAACCGCTTCGGTCATCTATGTGCCGCCTGCTTTTGCCGCCGATTCGATCATGGAGGCGGTGGATGCGGAGCTGGACCTCGTGGTCTGCATCACCGAGGGCATCCCGGTGCTGGATATGGTTAAGGTTAAGCGCTATATGGAGGGCAAGAAGACGAAGCTCATCGGTCCGAACTGCCCGGGGATCACGACACCGGGACAGTCGAAGATCGGTATCATGCCCGGTTATATCCATGCGCCTGGTCATGTCGGCGTCGTCTCCCGTTCCGGCACGCTGACCTATGAAGCTGTGCATCAATTGACGAGCCGCGGCATCGGTCAATCCACGGCAGTTGGGATCGGCGGGGACCCGGTGAAGGGTATGGAGTTCATCGATATCCTGAAGCTGTTCAACGAGGACCCGGACACCTATGCGGTCATCATGATCGGTGAGATCGGAGGCACCGCGGAAGAGGAAGCCGCGGAATGGATCAAGGCGAATATGAAGAAGCCCGTTGTAGGTTTCATCGGCGGTCAAACGGCGCCTCCAGGGAAGCGCATGGGCCATGCCGGTGCGATTATCTCCGGCGGCAAGGGAACGGCTGCTGAGAAGATCCGGGTTATGGAAGCCTGCGGCATCCGTGTGGCACCGACCCCTGCGGATATCGGCGATACCCTTGTCGAAGCGCTTAAGGAGCATGGCATCTTGGAGAAGTGCATTACAGTGAAATAA
- the sucC gene encoding ADP-forming succinate--CoA ligase subunit beta, producing the protein MNIHEYQGKEILKRYGVKVPEGRVAFSVEEAAAAAEELGLPVVVKAQIHAGGRGKAGGVKVAKTMDEVRAHASEILGKVLVTHQTGPEGKVVKRLLIEQGCNIKKEYYLGVVVDRGTGRVVMMASAEGGTEIEEVAAATPEKIFKEVIDPAVGLLPFQARKLAYAINIPNELVNKAVAFMLGLYNAFIDKDCSIAEINPLVVTGDGEVMALDAKLNFDSNALYRHPDILELRDLDEEDEKEIEASKHDLSYIALDGNIGCMVNGAGLAMATMDIIKYYGGEPANFLDVGGGATTEKVTEAFKIILSDQDVKGIFVNIFGGIMRCDTIANGIVEAVKQVGLDRPLVVRLEGTNVDLGKQILRDSGLDIVAADSMADGAQKIVSLVNQ; encoded by the coding sequence ATGAATATCCACGAGTATCAGGGTAAAGAAATTCTGAAACGCTACGGCGTCAAAGTTCCTGAAGGCAGGGTCGCCTTCTCTGTGGAAGAAGCAGCAGCGGCTGCCGAAGAACTCGGATTGCCCGTCGTTGTGAAGGCGCAGATCCATGCCGGCGGACGGGGCAAAGCAGGCGGCGTCAAAGTCGCGAAGACGATGGATGAGGTGCGGGCGCATGCCTCCGAGATCCTCGGCAAAGTGCTGGTCACGCATCAGACAGGACCCGAGGGTAAGGTTGTCAAGCGGCTGCTGATCGAGCAGGGCTGCAACATAAAGAAAGAATACTATCTCGGCGTAGTCGTCGATCGCGGCACGGGACGGGTTGTCATGATGGCTTCCGCGGAAGGCGGAACGGAGATCGAAGAAGTAGCAGCGGCGACACCGGAGAAGATCTTCAAGGAAGTGATCGATCCCGCCGTAGGTTTGCTGCCGTTCCAAGCCCGCAAGTTAGCCTATGCAATCAACATCCCGAACGAGCTGGTTAACAAGGCGGTTGCTTTCATGCTTGGACTTTACAACGCTTTCATCGATAAGGATTGTTCCATTGCGGAGATCAACCCGCTCGTCGTTACCGGCGACGGTGAAGTGATGGCGCTGGATGCCAAGCTGAACTTCGATTCCAACGCATTGTACCGCCATCCGGATATCTTGGAATTGCGCGATTTGGATGAGGAAGATGAGAAGGAGATCGAAGCTTCGAAGCATGACCTCAGCTACATTGCATTGGACGGCAATATCGGCTGCATGGTGAACGGAGCGGGACTGGCAATGGCGACGATGGACATCATCAAATATTACGGCGGAGAGCCCGCGAACTTCCTCGATGTCGGCGGCGGCGCGACGACGGAGAAGGTGACGGAGGCCTTCAAGATCATCCTCTCCGATCAGGATGTCAAGGGGATCTTCGTCAATATCTTCGGCGGGATCATGCGCTGCGATACGATCGCCAACGGCATCGTAGAAGCGGTGAAGCAGGTCGGCTTGGACAGACCGCTGGTCGTTCGTCTCGAAGGGACGAATGTTGACCTCGGCAAGCAGATCCTGCGGGATTCTGGGCTTGATATCGTCGCAGCGGATTCAATGGCTGACGGTGCACAGAAGATCGTCTCACTCGTAAATCAATAG
- a CDS encoding YifB family Mg chelatase-like AAA ATPase — translation MYGQVYGCCIHGIEGVVVEIEADLARGLPQIHLVGLPDSAVRESIDRIRAAIKNTGYRFPQERVTINLAPADLRKEGTAFDLAIAAGVLLASGEVKADVSRTMFIGELSLDGKVRPVPGVLPMAAAAKQAGFKRVILPAENAAEAGLISGIEIVPIRSLEHLRAMEADGSLPKPLGGEDSAQRNGLFSVHLQYSLSTAADDAQAIETPDIDYGDVQGQHQAKRAAMIAAAGRHHMLLIGPPGSGKTMIARRLPSILPPMSEEEALEVMKIYSVTGRLHANGRMMRQRPFRAPHHTISPAGLIGGSASPKPGEVSLSHHGVLFLDELPEFSRSTLEVLRQPIEDGIVTIGRARAICTFPTKFLLVAAMNPCPCGFSGSTSSKRACTCPSYRKEQYISRISGPLLDRIDLHVEVPYIEYAELSGDAGRSLTSAAMREMIAAAEQRQASRYREKTIRCNGDLRGEALRKYCKISKEAGEMLQEYYEALGLSIRAHDRILKIARTIADLDDHEQIDTAHLAEAIQYRALDIPLVNG, via the coding sequence ATGTATGGACAAGTGTATGGATGCTGCATTCACGGCATTGAAGGGGTGGTCGTGGAGATCGAAGCGGATCTCGCCCGCGGCCTGCCGCAGATTCATCTGGTCGGACTGCCCGATTCAGCCGTTCGCGAATCCATCGATCGGATCCGCGCAGCGATCAAGAACACGGGTTATCGCTTCCCCCAGGAACGCGTAACGATCAATCTAGCACCGGCGGATCTGCGCAAAGAGGGTACGGCCTTCGATCTTGCCATTGCCGCCGGCGTACTCCTTGCGTCCGGTGAGGTGAAGGCGGATGTCAGCCGGACGATGTTCATCGGCGAGCTTTCGCTCGATGGCAAAGTCCGTCCCGTACCCGGTGTGCTGCCGATGGCGGCAGCTGCCAAGCAAGCGGGGTTCAAGCGCGTGATCCTTCCCGCTGAGAATGCAGCAGAAGCAGGGTTGATCAGCGGCATCGAGATCGTTCCGATTCGCAGTCTTGAGCATCTGCGTGCGATGGAAGCCGACGGATCGCTTCCTAAGCCGCTTGGGGGAGAGGACAGCGCACAGCGGAACGGCTTGTTCTCCGTCCATCTGCAGTACAGCTTAAGCACAGCGGCGGATGATGCCCAAGCCATAGAAACACCCGATATCGACTACGGGGATGTACAAGGGCAGCATCAAGCGAAACGGGCGGCGATGATCGCAGCTGCCGGCAGGCATCATATGCTGCTCATCGGCCCTCCCGGATCGGGGAAGACGATGATCGCAAGGCGCCTGCCGTCGATTCTTCCTCCGATGTCCGAAGAGGAAGCCCTGGAAGTAATGAAGATCTACAGCGTAACCGGCAGGCTTCATGCGAATGGCAGAATGATGAGGCAGCGTCCTTTCCGCGCCCCCCATCATACGATCTCTCCGGCCGGACTGATCGGCGGCAGCGCCAGTCCGAAGCCGGGGGAAGTGAGCCTGTCCCATCACGGCGTGCTGTTCCTTGACGAGCTTCCTGAGTTTTCAAGATCGACCCTGGAGGTTCTGCGGCAGCCGATTGAGGACGGAATCGTGACGATCGGTCGAGCCCGAGCGATCTGTACGTTCCCAACGAAATTTCTCCTGGTTGCCGCGATGAATCCGTGTCCCTGTGGATTCTCGGGGAGCACGAGCAGCAAACGCGCCTGCACCTGCCCTTCTTATCGGAAAGAACAGTATATCTCCCGCATCAGCGGTCCGCTGCTCGATCGCATCGATCTGCACGTGGAAGTGCCATATATCGAATATGCCGAACTAAGCGGCGATGCCGGCCGCAGCCTGACCTCAGCTGCTATGCGGGAGATGATCGCGGCAGCGGAGCAGCGGCAAGCTAGCCGTTATCGAGAGAAGACCATCCGCTGCAACGGTGATCTGCGAGGAGAGGCACTGCGCAAATACTGCAAGATCTCCAAGGAGGCGGGGGAGATGCTGCAAGAATACTACGAAGCGCTCGGCTTAAGCATCCGCGCCCATGACCGTATCCTGAAGATCGCCCGGACAATCGCCGATCTCGACGATCACGAACAGATCGATACGGCGCATCTGGCCGAGGCGATCCAATACCGTGCTCTGGATATCCCTCTAGTAAATGGCTGA
- a CDS encoding YraN family protein: MTYGDYRRRLGQKGEQAACSYLLSRGYRLIDRNWRCRLGEIDVVAGLDEQLVIVEVRTRSSDRFGSAAESIDARKQCKLRQLALLYMKEKHYPQDTRLRFDVIAVRMLADGGVQIEHIPEAF; the protein is encoded by the coding sequence ATGACGTATGGTGATTATCGCCGGCGGCTGGGACAGAAGGGGGAGCAGGCGGCTTGCAGCTATCTGCTGTCGCGCGGCTATCGCCTTATCGACCGCAATTGGCGCTGCCGCTTAGGTGAAATCGATGTTGTGGCGGGATTGGACGAGCAGCTGGTGATCGTGGAAGTCAGGACGCGGTCCAGCGACCGATTCGGCAGCGCCGCTGAATCCATCGACGCGCGCAAACAGTGCAAGCTGCGGCAATTGGCGCTCCTCTATATGAAAGAGAAGCATTATCCGCAGGATACGCGGCTGAGGTTCGATGTAATTGCCGTTCGTATGCTGGCTGACGGAGGGGTTCAGATCGAGCATATTCCGGAAGCTTTTTGA
- a CDS encoding EscU/YscU/HrcU family type III secretion system export apparatus switch protein, protein MRGKRRSKEQKREQAVALRYEPSEHEVPILVAKGKGLVARNIIDKAKEHGIPIQEDASLVEVLSKLELNQQIPLELYQLVAEVLSFVYRTDRKAKEWSQANDVW, encoded by the coding sequence ATGAGAGGGAAGCGTCGTTCGAAGGAACAGAAGCGAGAACAAGCCGTTGCTCTGCGCTATGAACCGAGTGAACATGAGGTTCCCATCCTCGTGGCGAAGGGCAAGGGTCTGGTCGCCAGGAATATCATTGACAAAGCCAAGGAACACGGTATACCGATCCAGGAGGACGCCTCTCTTGTTGAAGTGCTGTCGAAGCTGGAGCTGAATCAACAGATCCCCCTGGAGTTGTATCAATTGGTCGCTGAAGTATTAAGCTTCGTCTATCGAACGGATCGGAAGGCGAAGGAATGGAGTCAAGCGAATGACGTATGGTGA
- a CDS encoding ribonuclease HII: MLRYEQELWEQGYTRIAGIDEAGRGCLLGDVVAAAVILPQHLELQGVDDSKKLSAKKRDELYDVIMEQAVAVGIGRVDAQTIDRINIKQAARLAMRKALEALLVEPEYLLIDAEKVDSPIRQLSVIHGDALSQSIAAASIVAKVTRDRLCLEWDLQYPEYGIAKHKGYATKAHRESILIHGPCPLHRRSFLTNLLAQQQLLF; the protein is encoded by the coding sequence ATGTTGCGATATGAACAAGAGCTTTGGGAACAGGGGTATACGCGGATCGCCGGCATCGACGAGGCGGGGCGCGGGTGTCTTCTAGGGGATGTGGTCGCCGCGGCGGTAATCCTGCCGCAGCATCTGGAGCTTCAGGGCGTTGATGATTCGAAGAAGCTGAGTGCGAAGAAACGGGACGAGCTTTATGACGTGATCATGGAGCAGGCCGTGGCCGTGGGCATCGGCCGCGTGGATGCGCAGACGATCGATCGAATCAATATCAAGCAGGCGGCTCGGCTGGCGATGCGGAAGGCGCTGGAGGCGCTTCTTGTCGAGCCGGAATATCTCTTGATCGATGCGGAGAAAGTGGACTCACCAATTCGCCAGCTGTCGGTTATTCACGGTGATGCGCTGAGCCAGTCGATCGCTGCGGCTTCGATCGTCGCCAAAGTGACCCGGGATCGGCTCTGCCTGGAGTGGGATCTGCAGTATCCGGAATACGGGATCGCCAAGCACAAGGGATATGCGACCAAAGCGCATCGCGAGAGCATCTTGATCCATGGCCCCTGTCCGCTGCACCGCCGCTCATTCCTCACGAATCTCCTTGCTCAGCAGCAACTGCTGTTCTAA